The Deinococcus reticulitermitis sequence CTCTATGACCTGTGCCGTGAGGTGCAATGTCAGACCGGGGATGGGGTAGACGTGATGCTGGTGGATCAGGGGTACAGCGGTGAGCAGGCCAGCATTGATGCCGCTCTAAACGACGTGGAGCTGGTCGTCGTACGACGACCAGCGGGGACTTCAGGATTCGTGTTACTGCCCAAACGTTGGATTGTAGAACGAACGTT is a genomic window containing:
- a CDS encoding transposase; protein product: LYDLCREVQCQTGDGVDVMLVDQGYSGEQASIDAALNDVELVVVRRPAGTSGFVLLPKRWIVERTFAWTSRFRRLTRDLERLQGTLLGFHWLALSVLLLHKLSPNFGMLS